The Pseudomonas sp. Marseille-Q3773 DNA window CAAGGGCATCGGCCCATGGACCGCGCACTACCTGGCGCTGCGCCAGGCAGGTGCGGCGGATGCTTTTCCGCTGGGCGATGTTGCCTTGGTCAAGGCGTTGCGCAGGCTGGAAGGGGACCAGGCACAACTGGCCGAACGCGCCCTGGCCTGGCGGCCGTGGCGGGCGTATGCGGCCCAGCACCTGTGGGCGTCGCTGGGGCCTGACGAGACCGCTCGTCGTTAACTTTGCCATCGCGTCCGAACACCCGGCCCGCACCGGCAATCTTCCACTAAGGTGCTAGAGGATTCCGGCACCATCATTGCCCCGGCGCATGGACACTTGCCGCGGCATGCGCAATATCAATTGGCACCTCGCCTGACAAAGGTGTACTCACACAACAGGCCATCCCACAGAGAGGGTCGTACCATGTCGTTGATAGGAGTTTCGATGCTGGAGATGCGGCAGATAATCGAGCAGGCCTGCCTGCCCGACCGCTGTGAAGTCAGCTGCCCGGACGGCGCCCACCTGACCATCCGCCTGGGTCAGGGTCAGAGTCTCGAAGAAGGCGTGACCCTGAGCGGGGTCCCGTTGCAAAGCCTGAACAGTTGCCGCGACCTGGTCAACCTGGTAGGTCAGCTGCACGCGCTGCGTAGCGCCCACCCGGCGCCACTCAAGGCGATTGCCTGAGTGGCCCATCGCGTTCCGGTCAGCCCAGGCTGGCCGGGCGCACATATTCCGGCATCAGGCCATTGAACCAGAACAGGATCATCGCCACCAGGATGGTCACCAGCAACAACAGGCCTACCCCCCAGACGCAGGTCGCGAACAGCATGGCCTGTTCTCTCTTCAGCCGCAGGAACGTTTGCAAGCCGCCATACAGCAGCACGCTGGCATACGCCGAGGCCGCCAGCAGCGCCGCAACGGCCAGCCAGCGGATCGGCAGCAGGCCGACCACGCCGGCGAAGAACCAGGGCGTGGCGCAGTAGGCAGCGAAACCGATGCACTGGTTGAGGCTGGGCTGGGTATCGAAGCCGCGCGACATCCAGCGAATCATCACGCCCATCAGCATGACCCCGCCCACCGTGGTGGCATAGAGCAAGCCTGCCAGTTGCGCGGCACTGCCCATGCTCAGGCGCACCCGCTCCTCGGCGGCAAGGCTCCAGCCGAAGGTGGTGGTGCCGACGAACAGGCACACGGCGGGAATCAACGCCAGGGCCAGCAGGCGCGGCAGGTATTGCTGCGGGTGGTCTTCCTCGGCCCGGCGGATGTCCAGCCAGGCGTCGGCGGGGTGGGTGAAGAGCTTGAGCAACGGACTGTTCATGGCATTCTCCGGCAGGCGTGGGCTCTTTTGTATGGAGGCATGCTGCACCCGGCAGGTTCAGCCGGGTTGGTCACCGTCGATCGGCTTTACTGCAGTTCCAGCAGCAGGTTCAGGCCGCCATCCCCGCACTTGCCCTGGTCGCGGACCACACCGTGGTAGCTGCGTCCATCCCAGACGAAAGCCACGCTGTGGGCGCGCTCCACCTTGTCGGGCAGCGGCGGGCAGATGTGCAGGCGCAGGCCCGGGCGACCTTGCAGGTTGAGGGCGGCAATCTGGCACTGGCATTCCATGCTTTGTGCGACCGGGCCGAACAGGGTGTCGCGTACGTAATCGAGCTGCAGGGAAGCACTGGGCGCGCGGCAGGGCATTTTCATGGTCGCGCTGCTCCGTTGCGAAGACGGTTGGCAGAGTACAGGTAGGGCATGGCGGGCTCCAGGCTGAAATGGCATGGCCTTTCCTTTGAAGCTTGCCAGGCCAAGATGTTCAACCTGTTTCATGCGCGTTCATCCTGTTTGTATAGGCCCGCTTCAGCGCCCGGCCTTGCGCAGGGTCAGGTTGATCCGCCGTTCTCCCAGGCGCGGATGTACGCCGGGTTTGACCGGTAGCACACCGTGAAAGCGCAAGCGGTCTTCGCCGCCCCAGACCAGCACGTCGCCATGGCTCAGGGCAATGCGCCGGGTCTTGTCGGCTCGCTGC harbors:
- a CDS encoding DUF1652 domain-containing protein, which encodes MSLIGVSMLEMRQIIEQACLPDRCEVSCPDGAHLTIRLGQGQSLEEGVTLSGVPLQSLNSCRDLVNLVGQLHALRSAHPAPLKAIA
- a CDS encoding Yip1 family protein, whose protein sequence is MNSPLLKLFTHPADAWLDIRRAEEDHPQQYLPRLLALALIPAVCLFVGTTTFGWSLAAEERVRLSMGSAAQLAGLLYATTVGGVMLMGVMIRWMSRGFDTQPSLNQCIGFAAYCATPWFFAGVVGLLPIRWLAVAALLAASAYASVLLYGGLQTFLRLKREQAMLFATCVWGVGLLLLVTILVAMILFWFNGLMPEYVRPASLG